One genomic region from Streptomyces sp. NBC_01431 encodes:
- a CDS encoding UDP-N-acetylmuramoyl-L-alanyl-D-glutamate--2,6-diaminopimelate ligase yields MKLSELLAGQEHQVLLGNPDKTLITAAMTFDAHRVTPHSLFIAVPGHREGGPAAVAPALARGAAAVLVEGGAPMIPESVWASSGACAVRVPDARKAAAVVASRYFGEPGRAMNMVAITGTNGKTSVSYMVESALRLSEGAKVGVIGTAGNRIGDEPIPMPRSVLTTPESPDLQYLLGRMRDRGADSVVLEATSMALLTHRVDATFIDVGVFTNLTQDHLDDHGTMANYRDAKLRLFQGLCQHAVVNADDAVGSGIQAMMPGRVTTYALDAPADYRATDLSVDAHGTRFTLHHGGRKYPAAIPVPGRYSVSNALATIAACHVLGHELGPLVAALDRMPPVPGRFERFQTSRGTSVIVDYAHSPDSLDKVLTTIRGFARGRVITVFGCGGDRDTTKRADMGTIAGTHSDLCVLTSDNPRNENPNAILDQIAPGLAATGTPYERFADRREAIGFALSAAGPDDTVLIAGKGSEPHQIVGEELIPFSDMATVHELAGT; encoded by the coding sequence GTGAAGCTGAGCGAGCTGCTCGCAGGCCAGGAGCACCAGGTCCTCCTGGGCAACCCGGACAAGACATTGATCACCGCGGCGATGACCTTCGACGCCCACCGGGTGACCCCGCATTCGCTGTTCATCGCCGTACCCGGCCACCGCGAAGGAGGTCCCGCCGCAGTGGCACCGGCCCTCGCACGCGGCGCCGCGGCCGTACTCGTCGAGGGCGGTGCACCAATGATTCCGGAGTCGGTGTGGGCGTCGTCGGGCGCGTGCGCCGTGCGGGTGCCGGACGCCAGGAAGGCAGCGGCGGTCGTCGCCTCCCGGTACTTCGGCGAGCCTGGGCGGGCCATGAACATGGTCGCCATCACCGGCACCAATGGGAAGACCTCGGTGTCGTACATGGTCGAATCGGCGCTGCGGCTCTCCGAAGGGGCCAAGGTCGGGGTCATCGGCACCGCCGGCAACCGGATCGGTGACGAGCCCATCCCTATGCCGCGCTCGGTGCTGACCACGCCGGAGTCGCCGGACCTCCAGTACCTGCTGGGCCGCATGCGCGACCGGGGGGCCGACAGTGTGGTCCTTGAGGCCACGTCCATGGCCCTGCTTACCCACCGGGTCGACGCCACGTTCATCGACGTGGGGGTCTTCACCAATCTGACGCAGGATCACCTGGACGACCACGGCACCATGGCGAACTACCGGGACGCCAAACTCCGCCTGTTTCAGGGCCTTTGTCAACATGCGGTGGTCAACGCCGACGATGCCGTGGGCAGCGGTATCCAGGCGATGATGCCGGGCCGGGTGACCACGTATGCCCTGGACGCCCCGGCAGACTACCGGGCCACCGACCTCTCTGTGGACGCGCACGGCACCCGGTTCACCCTGCATCACGGCGGCCGCAAGTACCCGGCCGCCATCCCCGTCCCGGGCCGGTACTCGGTGTCCAACGCGCTGGCCACCATCGCGGCGTGCCACGTTCTGGGCCACGAACTGGGCCCACTGGTGGCCGCGTTGGACCGGATGCCTCCCGTCCCGGGCCGCTTCGAAAGGTTCCAGACCTCGCGCGGCACCTCGGTGATCGTGGATTACGCCCACTCGCCCGACTCTCTCGACAAAGTGCTCACCACCATTCGCGGTTTCGCGCGCGGCCGGGTCATCACCGTCTTCGGATGTGGTGGGGACCGGGACACCACCAAGCGAGCCGACATGGGGACCATCGCCGGAACCCACTCCGATCTGTGCGTCCTCACCTCGGACAACCCCCGCAACGAAAACCCGAACGCCATCCTGGACCAGATCGCGCCGGGCCTCGCGGCGACCGGCACGCCGTACGAACGGTTCGCCGACCGCCGCGAGGCCATCGGCTTCGCCCTGTCCGCGGCGGGCCCGGACGACACGGTGCTGATCGCCGGCAAGGGCAGTGAACCCCACCAGATCGTCGGCGAGGAACTGATCCCCTTCAGCGACATGGCAACCGTGCACGAGCTGGCCGGGACATAG
- a CDS encoding TetR/AcrR family transcriptional regulator, with translation MEEAPDPQAVERRRDAGATRQRLLEAARDLFAERGYEGATVRDIAERAGANQALLFRYFGSKQGLLTEVIARGGLEQLRATPPEELFETALRSMLTNSAAGTGDRSLEVYLRSIGRGDEAAGTLRELGEQYQSALAALSGAEDGALRADLAMAWLLGIGLMRTVVAREPLASADPDTVCRLVVDTLEHLWSAPGIRAE, from the coding sequence ATGGAAGAAGCCCCCGATCCGCAGGCCGTCGAGCGCCGCCGGGACGCCGGAGCCACCCGGCAGCGACTGCTCGAAGCCGCCCGTGACCTGTTCGCGGAGCGTGGCTACGAAGGGGCGACCGTCCGCGACATCGCCGAACGGGCCGGGGCCAACCAGGCGTTGCTGTTCCGCTACTTCGGGTCCAAGCAGGGTCTGCTCACCGAGGTCATCGCCCGGGGCGGCCTTGAACAACTGCGCGCGACGCCGCCCGAGGAGCTCTTCGAGACCGCGCTGCGCTCGATGCTCACCAACAGCGCCGCGGGTACGGGCGACCGCTCGCTTGAGGTCTATCTGCGCTCCATCGGCCGGGGAGACGAGGCGGCCGGGACCCTGCGGGAGCTCGGCGAGCAGTACCAGAGCGCGCTGGCCGCACTGTCCGGGGCCGAGGACGGCGCGCTGCGTGCGGATCTGGCCATGGCCTGGCTGCTCGGCATCGGCCTGATGCGCACGGTCGTCGCGCGCGAGCCCCTGGCGAGCGCGGACCCGGACACGGTGTGCCGGCTCGTGGTCGACACCTTGGAGCATCTGTGGTCGGCGCCGGGAATCAGGGCGGAGTAG
- a CDS encoding cytochrome P450 has product MTTADITPLAYPFNTSDGLQLADEYERVREQPGLLRVQLPYGEPAWLVTRYADARLVLGDPRFSRAEGLLHDEPRQSEGRRDSGILSMDPPDHTRLRSLVARAFTVRQVEKLRPQVRELTASLLDDLEAAGPPADLVDRYALPLPVAVICRLLGVPAADRPRFRVWSDAALSTSSLTAAEFDANREELRAYMGELIDRHRQDPQDDLMTALIEARDGGDRLSELELIDLCVAVLVAGHETTASQIPNFVLTLLDHPDQLARLRARPDLIANAVEELLRFVPLGSGAGQPRYATEDVEVGGTLVRAGAPVLVATGAANRDALRFSAPGVLDIAREGNQHLGFGHGVHHCLGAPLARLELQEALSALITRFPGLKAAGDVTWKSQMLVRGPRIMPVAW; this is encoded by the coding sequence GTGACGACAGCCGACATCACCCCCCTCGCCTACCCCTTCAACACCTCCGACGGGCTCCAGCTGGCCGACGAGTACGAGCGCGTACGGGAACAGCCCGGCCTGTTACGGGTCCAGCTGCCGTACGGCGAGCCCGCCTGGCTCGTCACCCGCTACGCCGACGCGCGGCTCGTCCTCGGCGATCCGCGTTTCAGCCGGGCCGAGGGCCTCCTGCACGACGAGCCCCGGCAGTCGGAGGGTCGGCGCGACAGCGGGATCCTCAGCATGGACCCGCCGGACCACACCCGGCTGCGCTCACTGGTGGCGCGGGCGTTCACCGTCCGCCAGGTCGAGAAGCTCCGGCCCCAGGTGCGCGAACTCACCGCGAGTCTGCTGGACGACCTGGAGGCCGCCGGGCCGCCCGCCGACCTCGTGGACCGCTATGCACTGCCCCTCCCCGTGGCGGTGATCTGCCGACTGCTCGGTGTGCCCGCCGCCGACCGGCCCCGCTTCCGGGTGTGGAGCGACGCCGCCCTTTCGACCAGCTCCCTCACCGCCGCCGAGTTCGACGCCAACCGCGAGGAACTCCGGGCCTACATGGGCGAGTTGATCGACCGTCACCGCCAGGACCCGCAGGATGACCTGATGACCGCCCTCATCGAGGCCCGCGACGGCGGGGACCGGCTCTCGGAGCTCGAACTGATCGACCTCTGCGTGGCCGTGCTGGTCGCCGGGCACGAGACGACGGCCTCCCAGATCCCGAACTTCGTCCTCACGCTGCTCGACCACCCCGACCAGCTCGCCCGGCTCAGGGCCCGGCCCGACCTCATCGCGAACGCGGTGGAGGAACTGCTGCGCTTCGTCCCGCTGGGCAGCGGTGCCGGTCAGCCCAGGTACGCCACCGAGGACGTCGAGGTCGGCGGCACCCTGGTGCGGGCCGGCGCCCCGGTCCTGGTCGCCACCGGCGCCGCCAACCGCGACGCGCTGCGGTTCTCCGCGCCCGGTGTGCTCGACATCGCCCGTGAAGGAAACCAGCACCTCGGATTCGGCCACGGAGTCCACCACTGTCTGGGTGCACCGCTGGCCCGGCTGGAACTCCAGGAAGCCCTGAGCGCGCTCATCACCCGCTTCCCGGGGCTGAAGGCGGCCGGTGACGTGACCTGGAAGTCGCAGATGCTGGTCCGGGGCCCGCGCATCATGCCGGTCGCGTGGTGA
- a CDS encoding ferredoxin → MTWTVRVDPQLCLASGMCAGAAPEVFALNAEHAEALQEGVEPDKRILDIADACPAQAITVSDGTRVIGPRRD, encoded by the coding sequence ATGACCTGGACCGTACGCGTGGATCCACAGCTCTGCCTGGCGTCCGGCATGTGCGCCGGAGCGGCCCCCGAGGTCTTCGCTCTGAACGCCGAACACGCCGAAGCGCTTCAGGAAGGGGTCGAGCCGGACAAGCGGATCCTCGACATCGCCGACGCCTGCCCCGCGCAGGCGATCACCGTGTCCGACGGCACCCGTGTGATCGGCCCTCGCCGCGACTGA
- a CDS encoding L-threonylcarbamoyladenylate synthase, translating into MAKYFDVHPENPQRRTISSVADSIRSGALVAYPTDSCYALGCQLGSRDGINRIRSIRNLDDRHHFTLVCQNFAQLGQFVQIDNDVFRAIKAATPGRYTFILPATKEVPRQLLHQKKKTVGVRIPDHAVAQALLADLGEPLLSSTLLLPDEDEPMTQGWEIKERLDHVVDAVLDSGDCGTEPTTVIDFSGGELEIVRRGAGDPARFE; encoded by the coding sequence ATGGCAAAGTACTTCGACGTTCACCCCGAGAATCCTCAGCGGCGCACCATCAGCAGTGTGGCCGACAGCATCCGTTCCGGCGCGCTCGTCGCGTACCCGACGGACTCCTGCTACGCCTTGGGGTGCCAGCTGGGCAGCCGGGACGGGATCAACCGGATCCGGTCGATCCGGAACCTGGACGATCGCCACCACTTCACCCTGGTGTGCCAGAACTTCGCGCAGCTGGGTCAGTTCGTGCAGATCGACAACGACGTGTTCCGCGCCATCAAGGCGGCGACTCCCGGCCGGTACACGTTCATCCTGCCGGCGACGAAGGAGGTCCCGCGCCAGTTGCTGCACCAGAAGAAGAAGACGGTCGGCGTCCGGATCCCCGACCACGCCGTGGCTCAGGCCCTGCTCGCCGACCTCGGCGAACCGCTGCTTTCCAGCACCCTGCTCCTGCCCGACGAGGACGAGCCGATGACGCAGGGCTGGGAGATCAAGGAGCGCCTGGACCACGTGGTGGACGCCGTGCTCGACTCGGGCGACTGCGGCACCGAGCCGACCACGGTCATCGACTTCTCGGGCGGCGAGCTGGAGATCGTACGCCGAGGAGCGGGCGACCCCGCACGGTTCGAGTAG
- a CDS encoding alanine--tRNA ligase-related protein, translating into MNTEHIVRTFVEYFQERGHRHLAGSSLLPPPGDPVLFTTSGMHPLTPYLEGRPHPLGRRLVNIQRCLRTTDLDEVGDDTHLTVFEMLGTWSLGDYEGPRSLGWGHDLLVNGFGIDPGLLHATVFGGDEHSGPDTGSLRTWEELGVPVELTTDENWWSNGPTGPCGPDSEIFMWTGDTPPRSTPTNDDRWVEVWNHVMLRYRRHDDGSLDLLPRPNVDTGLGLERLSAILQGKKSVFETDLFEPWMRSVPPLWHLDQRQLRLVCDHLRSSAVVIGEGVLPSNTGRGYVLRRLVRRVLTTLWRDDPSRALADLPEELIQHTLDHFGLPGRTGRIRDILLDEERRFTQLLQRGRRVLSQPRFSAPLTDEDYTYLHDTHGLPRELVRGLRTGTPG; encoded by the coding sequence ATGAACACCGAACACATCGTCCGCACCTTCGTGGAGTACTTCCAGGAGCGGGGGCACCGGCACCTCGCCGGGTCGTCCCTGCTGCCGCCGCCCGGTGACCCCGTACTGTTCACCACCTCCGGCATGCATCCGCTCACCCCCTATCTGGAGGGCCGCCCCCATCCGCTGGGCCGGCGTCTGGTCAACATCCAGCGCTGTCTGCGCACCACCGATCTCGACGAGGTGGGCGACGACACACACCTGACGGTCTTCGAGATGCTCGGCACCTGGTCCCTGGGCGACTACGAAGGGCCGCGCAGCCTGGGCTGGGGCCACGATCTGCTTGTCAACGGCTTCGGCATCGATCCGGGGCTACTGCACGCCACCGTCTTCGGCGGCGACGAACACTCCGGCCCCGACACCGGCTCGCTGCGCACCTGGGAGGAGCTCGGGGTCCCGGTCGAGCTGACCACCGACGAGAACTGGTGGTCCAACGGACCCACCGGTCCGTGCGGGCCCGACTCCGAGATCTTCATGTGGACCGGGGACACACCGCCGCGGTCCACACCCACCAACGACGACCGGTGGGTGGAGGTGTGGAACCACGTGATGTTGCGCTACCGCCGCCACGACGACGGCTCCCTCGATCTGCTACCCCGGCCCAACGTCGACACCGGGCTCGGGCTGGAACGGCTCTCCGCCATCCTTCAGGGCAAGAAATCGGTCTTCGAGACCGATCTGTTCGAGCCGTGGATGCGGTCGGTTCCTCCGCTCTGGCACCTGGACCAGCGGCAACTGCGGTTGGTCTGCGACCATCTGCGCTCCAGCGCCGTCGTGATCGGTGAGGGCGTCCTGCCGTCCAACACCGGGCGCGGGTACGTCCTGCGGCGTCTGGTGCGCCGGGTGCTGACCACCCTGTGGCGCGACGATCCCTCCCGCGCCCTTGCCGACCTGCCCGAGGAACTGATCCAGCACACTCTGGACCACTTCGGTCTGCCGGGTCGCACCGGCCGGATCCGGGACATACTCCTCGACGAGGAGCGGCGCTTCACCCAACTCCTCCAGCGCGGCCGCCGCGTCCTGTCCCAGCCCCGCTTCTCGGCCCCGCTCACCGACGAGGACTACACCTACCTCCACGACACCCACGGGCTACCCCGCGAGCTCGTGCGCGGCCTGCGCACCGGCACGCCCGGGTGA
- a CDS encoding alpha/beta hydrolase family protein, with protein MSASASRRVFLSTAALAGFAGLTCGNVAAAAPAGSPHRSAPTARMSLPAPTGPYPVGTVSLHLTDRGRPDPWVGSRPYRELMVSVRYPARHVAGYPRAPQMLPGAAAGFDAVNNLTDIPRGRADWAATRSHARTNAPAARHDPRGFPVVLYSPGAGDPRTLGTTLCDDLASRGYVVVMIDHTYDATAVEFPDGRVENTVLPAEFDKASRAGKAQVTALLKKTLAVRVADTRFVLDQLGRLSGELRGALDLTAVGMFGQSAGGFTAAQTMHDDPRLKAAADLDGVMGYTQRDDDPSEPSSVGTDGVDRPLLLMGKQGDNHHTVASWNAVWQHSTGWLKDLTLTGAEHASYTDLQSQIPQLAGPLGLSRETVAANVGTVDPRRSVTAQEAYIAAFFDRWLRGQDDQLLDGPSARFPEVRFVP; from the coding sequence ATGAGTGCTTCAGCTTCCCGCCGGGTGTTCCTGTCCACCGCCGCTCTCGCCGGGTTCGCCGGTCTCACCTGCGGCAACGTCGCAGCTGCGGCGCCCGCCGGGTCACCGCACCGGTCGGCCCCGACGGCACGGATGTCGTTGCCCGCTCCCACGGGGCCGTACCCCGTGGGGACCGTCTCCCTCCACCTCACCGATCGCGGCCGTCCCGACCCCTGGGTGGGCTCGCGGCCCTACCGGGAGTTGATGGTCAGCGTCCGCTACCCGGCGCGGCACGTCGCGGGGTATCCCCGCGCCCCGCAGATGCTGCCGGGCGCGGCGGCCGGGTTCGACGCGGTCAACAACCTCACGGACATACCGCGGGGCAGGGCGGACTGGGCGGCCACCCGCAGCCACGCCCGTACGAACGCGCCGGCCGCCCGGCACGACCCGCGCGGCTTTCCGGTCGTGTTGTACTCGCCGGGTGCCGGAGACCCGCGCACGCTGGGCACCACCTTGTGCGACGACCTCGCCTCACGCGGCTACGTCGTGGTGATGATCGACCACACCTATGACGCGACGGCCGTGGAGTTCCCGGACGGACGGGTGGAGAACACCGTGCTGCCCGCGGAGTTCGACAAGGCGAGCAGGGCGGGCAAGGCCCAGGTCACCGCGTTGCTGAAGAAGACGCTGGCGGTGCGCGTCGCCGACACCCGTTTCGTACTGGACCAGTTGGGCCGGTTGTCCGGGGAGCTGCGGGGCGCGCTCGATCTGACCGCCGTGGGCATGTTCGGCCAGTCCGCGGGCGGGTTCACCGCGGCACAGACCATGCACGACGACCCGAGGCTCAAGGCGGCGGCCGACCTGGACGGCGTCATGGGCTACACCCAGCGCGACGACGACCCGTCCGAGCCGTCCTCCGTCGGTACGGACGGTGTCGACCGGCCGCTGCTCCTGATGGGCAAGCAGGGCGACAACCATCACACGGTCGCGTCGTGGAACGCGGTGTGGCAACACAGCACGGGGTGGCTGAAGGACCTGACCCTCACCGGCGCCGAGCACGCGAGCTACACCGACCTGCAGTCCCAAATACCGCAGCTGGCCGGTCCGTTGGGGTTGTCGCGGGAGACGGTCGCGGCCAACGTGGGTACCGTGGATCCGCGACGGTCGGTGACCGCGCAGGAGGCGTACATCGCGGCCTTCTTCGACCGGTGGCTGCGCGGACAGGACGACCAGCTGCTCGACGGCCCGTCCGCCCGCTTCCCGGAGGTGCGGTTCGTGCCGTAG
- a CDS encoding DUF6479 family protein, whose product MTIRSKELALTHGLVVGAVPLAVGLVIVALLIGAVWWGLRRQARAPRPPRPEEQPRPPASGPVGEVAERREPAEMPRGRTRLTPHQFPGFGNHGTRPAKTQPSTDGDNERGGDNASRRR is encoded by the coding sequence ATGACCATTCGCAGCAAGGAACTGGCGCTCACCCACGGACTGGTGGTCGGTGCGGTGCCGTTGGCCGTGGGCCTGGTCATCGTGGCACTGCTGATCGGGGCCGTTTGGTGGGGACTGCGCAGGCAGGCCCGCGCGCCGCGCCCACCACGCCCCGAGGAGCAGCCCCGGCCGCCGGCGTCGGGACCGGTGGGCGAGGTGGCTGAACGGCGCGAACCCGCCGAGATGCCCCGCGGCCGCACGCGGCTCACCCCGCACCAATTCCCCGGCTTCGGAAACCACGGCACCCGCCCGGCGAAAACGCAGCCGAGCACAGACGGAGACAACGAGCGCGGTGGCGACAACGCCTCACGGCGCCGTTGA
- a CDS encoding DUF3140 domain-containing protein, which produces MSDIDALELDALWEEFHRLVNMTSQELSAWLRTEAAAENAEQLPEHAGTATGQHVLGILRKRRTDLTDDDIKVMYAIVDTVGAQRRDDLEPQAGDAAWRHRLMSLGHDPLKPPE; this is translated from the coding sequence ATGTCTGACATCGATGCTCTTGAACTCGACGCTCTGTGGGAGGAGTTCCATCGGCTCGTCAACATGACCAGCCAGGAGCTGAGCGCGTGGCTGCGCACGGAAGCGGCCGCGGAGAACGCCGAGCAACTGCCGGAGCACGCCGGTACCGCCACCGGGCAGCATGTCCTCGGGATCCTGCGCAAGCGGCGCACGGACCTAACGGACGACGACATCAAGGTCATGTACGCGATCGTGGACACGGTCGGTGCCCAGCGCCGGGACGATCTCGAACCGCAGGCCGGTGACGCGGCCTGGCGGCACCGGCTCATGTCCTTGGGCCACGACCCGCTGAAGCCTCCCGAGTAG
- a CDS encoding cytochrome P450, whose amino-acid sequence MTTTTPPPRTGSAPGAWPLLGHAWQLHSRPLEFLASLPAHGDLVRIGMGPSPAYVVCDPEAAHRMLTDSRTFDKGGPFFDKARVLFGSSLPMAGWREHRWQRRQMQPAFQPDRIERYAVVMGEEVDRMTARWRPGLRLDITEALTTLTLRIVTRSVLAAEAEDAAVAEVQRSLHTVIDGIYQRVMLPLGPLYRVPTRANRRYRQACDRLHRAIDGIIAARRAAPPGDDLVAMLLAAHDDDTGEPMSEVDVRDQLMVMIGAGFETTANSLAFALWLISQHPEVEAQLHAEVDETLAGRTATPDDLDGLAYTRRVISEVLRMYPAGWFFTRVTTADTTLAGQALPAGTALLYSAYLLQHRPDLFPDPERFDPDRWLKPSGDSLPRGAHVPFGGGNRKCIGDQFALVEMTLALATVCTRWSVHPDPGATLRVRVRGTLGPGPLAMTCQPRGKAAG is encoded by the coding sequence GTGACCACCACCACTCCACCGCCGCGCACGGGATCGGCTCCGGGCGCCTGGCCGCTGCTCGGCCATGCCTGGCAGCTCCACTCCCGGCCCCTGGAGTTCCTGGCCTCGCTGCCGGCGCACGGCGATCTCGTACGGATCGGGATGGGGCCCTCGCCCGCCTACGTCGTCTGCGATCCGGAAGCTGCCCACCGGATGCTCACCGACTCCCGCACCTTCGACAAGGGCGGTCCGTTCTTCGACAAGGCCCGCGTGCTCTTCGGCAGCAGTCTGCCCATGGCCGGCTGGCGGGAGCACCGCTGGCAGCGCCGCCAGATGCAGCCGGCCTTCCAGCCCGACCGGATCGAGCGGTACGCGGTGGTCATGGGCGAGGAGGTCGACCGCATGACCGCCCGCTGGCGGCCCGGTCTGCGCCTTGACATCACCGAGGCGCTGACCACCCTGACCCTGCGCATCGTGACCCGCAGCGTGCTCGCCGCGGAGGCCGAGGACGCGGCCGTGGCCGAGGTGCAGCGGAGCCTGCACACCGTCATCGACGGCATCTACCAGCGGGTGATGCTGCCGCTCGGCCCGCTCTACCGGGTGCCCACCCGCGCCAACCGCCGCTACCGGCAGGCCTGCGACCGCCTGCACCGCGCCATCGACGGCATCATCGCCGCGCGCCGGGCGGCACCGCCCGGCGACGATCTGGTCGCCATGCTGCTGGCCGCCCATGACGACGACACGGGCGAGCCGATGTCCGAAGTCGACGTCCGCGACCAGCTGATGGTCATGATCGGCGCGGGGTTCGAAACCACGGCCAACTCCCTGGCGTTCGCCCTCTGGCTGATCAGCCAGCACCCCGAGGTCGAGGCACAACTGCACGCCGAGGTGGACGAGACGCTGGCCGGCCGGACCGCCACCCCGGACGACCTCGACGGTCTGGCCTACACCCGGCGCGTCATCAGCGAGGTCCTGCGGATGTACCCGGCGGGCTGGTTCTTCACCCGGGTCACCACCGCCGACACCACGCTGGCCGGGCAGGCACTGCCGGCCGGTACGGCCCTTCTCTACAGCGCCTACCTCCTCCAGCACCGGCCGGACCTGTTTCCCGACCCCGAGCGCTTCGACCCCGACCGGTGGCTGAAGCCGAGCGGGGACAGCCTGCCCAGGGGCGCTCACGTCCCCTTCGGCGGCGGCAACCGCAAGTGCATCGGCGACCAGTTCGCCCTGGTCGAGATGACCCTGGCCCTCGCCACCGTCTGCACCCGCTGGTCCGTCCACCCGGACCCTGGCGCCACCTTGCGCGTTCGGGTCCGCGGCACCCTCGGCCCCGGCCCGCTGGCCATGACCTGTCAACCGCGCGGCAAGGCCGCGGGCTGA
- a CDS encoding TIGR03767 family metallophosphoesterase, whose protein sequence is MRGMSRRQFVSRMSAAAAGAALWPALAPDRALADTASRAVRIGGTTLEQAALPVGSGAYKRLVAGPGWPLVVRGELAAGGAGRDDRRTGLASFVQFTDLHLADTESPVRFEYLAQYNDSAHRPQEALTVRGASALVERVNAVRQGPYTGLPFGMVMATGDNTDNHELIELDWYLTVMSGGRVTPSSGDPSRYEGVQNSGSVNYWNPESSLQDAYKAKGLPQIPGFLSGAGRPFDAPGLNMPWYTTVGNHDDSIEGSLPDLGLLNDLYTGDRKIEGCDDATAAKLAYALQHDPAQAALLLGQLLGNGGAIRKVTPDERRRPFTPVEFAKAHLDPAHTGAGPVGHGFTPDAASSGHLYYTFPLAAGVLGISLDTTNRAGFADGSLGTAQLNWLESVLKSHSGHWYDTDGHVVRGGANDSLIVLFSHHTSATMGNLLPDPYHPFEARHDGNALVSLLQRYPNVVAWVNGHTHENRITPHGHAVPERAFWEINTASHVDYPQHARIIEIADNGDGTLSLFTTLIESAAPYTTDFADTSDRGLAALYRELSYNDPYATPAVKLGSSADHNTELLLARPGK, encoded by the coding sequence ATGCGTGGGATGAGCCGCCGCCAGTTCGTTTCGAGGATGTCCGCGGCGGCCGCCGGAGCCGCTTTGTGGCCGGCCCTGGCGCCGGACCGCGCGCTGGCGGACACCGCCTCGCGGGCCGTACGGATCGGCGGGACCACCCTCGAACAGGCCGCGCTGCCGGTCGGCTCCGGAGCGTACAAGCGCCTCGTCGCGGGGCCGGGATGGCCGCTGGTGGTGCGCGGCGAACTCGCCGCGGGCGGCGCGGGCCGCGACGACCGCCGCACCGGGCTCGCCTCCTTCGTGCAGTTCACCGACCTGCATCTGGCGGACACCGAGTCCCCGGTGCGGTTCGAGTACCTGGCCCAGTACAACGACAGCGCGCACCGCCCGCAGGAAGCCCTGACCGTGCGCGGCGCCTCGGCTCTCGTCGAGCGGGTCAACGCGGTGCGCCAAGGCCCGTACACAGGGCTGCCGTTCGGGATGGTGATGGCCACCGGCGACAACACCGACAACCACGAACTCATCGAGCTGGACTGGTACCTGACCGTCATGAGCGGTGGCCGGGTCACTCCGAGCAGTGGCGATCCCTCGCGCTACGAAGGCGTCCAGAACTCCGGCAGCGTGAACTACTGGAACCCGGAATCGTCCCTCCAGGACGCCTACAAGGCCAAGGGCCTGCCGCAGATCCCCGGCTTCCTGTCCGGTGCGGGCCGCCCGTTCGACGCGCCGGGCCTCAACATGCCGTGGTACACGACCGTCGGCAACCACGACGACAGCATCGAGGGCAGCCTGCCCGACCTCGGCCTGCTGAACGACCTGTACACCGGCGACCGGAAGATCGAGGGCTGCGACGACGCCACCGCGGCGAAGCTCGCGTACGCGCTCCAGCACGACCCGGCCCAAGCGGCGCTGCTGCTCGGCCAGTTGCTGGGCAACGGCGGCGCGATCCGCAAGGTCACCCCCGACGAGCGCCGCCGCCCCTTCACCCCCGTCGAGTTCGCCAAGGCGCACCTCGACCCCGCCCACACCGGCGCCGGACCGGTCGGCCACGGCTTCACCCCGGACGCGGCGAGCAGCGGCCACCTCTACTACACCTTCCCGCTCGCGGCCGGGGTCCTCGGCATCAGCCTCGACACCACCAACAGGGCCGGATTCGCGGACGGTTCGCTGGGCACCGCGCAGCTCAACTGGCTGGAGTCGGTCCTCAAGTCGCACAGCGGCCACTGGTACGACACCGACGGCCACGTGGTGCGCGGAGGGGCGAACGACTCGCTCATCGTCCTGTTCAGCCACCACACCAGCGCCACCATGGGCAACCTGCTCCCCGACCCGTACCACCCCTTCGAGGCACGGCACGACGGCAACGCCCTGGTCTCACTGCTCCAGCGCTATCCGAACGTGGTGGCCTGGGTCAACGGCCACACCCACGAGAACCGGATCACCCCGCACGGCCACGCCGTGCCCGAGCGCGCCTTCTGGGAGATCAACACCGCGTCCCACGTCGACTATCCGCAGCACGCCCGGATCATCGAGATAGCCGACAACGGCGATGGCACCCTGTCGCTGTTCACCACCCTCATCGAGTCCGCCGCTCCCTACACGACGGACTTCGCCGACACCTCCGACCGGGGCCTGGCGGCGCTGTACCGCGAGCTGTCGTACAACGACCCGTACGCCACCCCGGCAGTCAAGCTCGGTTCCTCGGCCGACCACAACACCGAGCTGCTGCTGGCCCGTCCGGGCAAGTAG